Within the Musa acuminata AAA Group cultivar baxijiao chromosome BXJ2-9, Cavendish_Baxijiao_AAA, whole genome shotgun sequence genome, the region GTATATCTAATTTGAGCTTTTTGCCAAAGTGAAATTTAGGATATTATCAATTCTTTAGGTTTGAAATTGAGGCTTATTGGGGCATATTGTGCAAAGTCTTGGGATAGTTTTATTGTAGAGATTGAtagattttattataatattatttttgatttcatgatacaaACATTCTAAGATTTCTTTGATCGTGTTGTGCTTCCCTTTGATTGGACTAATACCATTCTAAGATCAATAATCCTAATGAGATCAAAAGGTTTCCACCTATATCTCTCTATAATGTGAAGTATTGCATCTCTTGACTAATAGACTTATGACTTATTTGGATTCTCTAATTTCTACGGAGCAATCTACTTTTATTTCAAATAAATCTCTCCATGATAACATCTTCGTTGCCCAAGAGGTGATTCACTCTATGTACAATTCTAAGAGTATGTCCTCACTTGTTATggctaaattatattttaaaaaagctTATAGTTGACCTCCTTAGCATGCTCTCTTTAGGGTGCTAAATATGactaaatttttaatttaatttatgaatTAAATTTTTATGTGTATCTCTTCTCATTCTTTTGTTTGCCTTGTCAATGGGTAACCTTTGATCTTTTTCTAAAGATAAGTGTGAAATTATACAGGGTGATAAGAAGCTTGTATCACCCTTCTCTATATTTTTGTTGTCCAGAATTTTACTCTCCTACATAATGATGCCTGTGACAAGAAGCTAATCACTATTgttaatttcaaaaaaattaaaatttatcatcttatatgtgaatgatattattttttgctttAGGTCTAATAAGTGGTAATGTGACACTATTAAAAATATCTTCTAACTTTATGAGACCCTTACTAATCAAAGGATTAATCTAtttaaatttaagattttctTCCCTAAGAATACTCTTAGAGGTGTTAGGagggatatatataatttatttagggTTGTGGTGTTTTTTCCTTTTAAGTACCTAGAAACTTTTATGCTCTTTAAAGAGTTAGTAAATTCTATTTTATTGGTTTGGTATAGATTGGATTAAGAGTTAAAAAAAGGACTTATTTATTGCACACGGGTTATATTGTTTTGATTAGTTGTATGTTGGATTTCATTCCTCTACACTCTTTAAGTGTCTCTCGACATTGAAATCTGTTAGAAAAATTCTCTCGAGTAGTAATGAGAACTCTAGTTGCACGTTATGAAGTTTGCTCTCCAAGAGAAAAGGATTTTGCAATATCTGAATAACTCTAATAGCTTGTGGGGGGTTTAAGTGGTTAAGGCAAAGTATGAGAGTATTGATCCTAGAAATTTATAATTTTCTTCTAAAGATAGTATTAcagattatttttaattatttttgaaaaattgtGTGATGGTTTCTCTATTTTTTAGGGTAATGATTCTACAAttagagttctttttggatccttGGGTTCTAAATTTGCTGATTTCTTTAAAACCTaccttttataatattttgagttgGGAAACCCTTATGCCACAAATTGATTTTAGCTTTACAAGCATGATAAGAAAGGTATGTTTTTGTGTAAGTATGCTTATTGATATTTACATTGTCCAAGGAGCAATTTTATGTCAAGTGTGGATTGGTGGTGTAGGTTGTGAAAATTACTAGTGTATATAGGATAAGgttattttgttaaaaaattctacaCTGTTGCCTTCCTACGATATCAGATTTACTCAGCTGGGTGTGTATAATACTAAATTGTGTACTATTTGTTGACTAGAACCTAagtcatttttttattatttcttttactGCTCCTTTGCATGTAATATATGGAACATGATAGAATAGAAACTTGGAATGCATTTCAATTTATTTCATATATGTCATGAGGGTGAGTGGGTTAATTAGGATGTATAGATGGGGGAAAGATTTCGATTGCTTTTCAGGGCTATTATTACCACTGCTCTATATTGGTTGTGGTGAGCTTGTCTTTAAACATGAGTCTACATCAATCTTGACTCATGATATGATCGAACACCCTAACAACAGTGAGCAAGGTAAATCTATGATCTTGGATAGACCATAGATAAGATGGTTGAAACTTAATAAATGATACTAGTAAATCTTTATTTGTTGGATACATATTAAAAGATGAGATCAAGATGATTCATATGAAGTCAAAATCAGAGATATTGATGTGAATTCTATGCAAGATTATTCTTGgatgatgaaaattttgatagaAATATTTGGTGGTATGTCCTTGGATGCTTTGAATCGTTTTCAAAGCATTTGTGGTATGGAGGACGGTTAGATTCTAGtggttccttttcttcctattctATCAGTCGGCCATCTCACGTGTCCATCCTACCctgctctctcgctctctcttcgTTTGCTTTAAATATTAACTTGCAGTTGTAAAGACGTGTACGTCTACCACGTCAAAACCATGGATGGAAGAAGAATTCATCAACTTCGCAAGAATTTGGACAgagtttaaatctaaaaataatctcTCTTCTGCTAATGTATGTATCAGTGCTTGTTATGAACAGCTTTGATAATTCCTCTCCACCGGCCATTCATCGTTGCAGTGTGCTACTAATTGTTCGGGCAGTCCTAATTAAACCACATTGACATGGGGCTCACATGACAGCGAAAGCCATCAGCCACGCCATCTACATGCAATCAGCACATCTCCAATTAGACTCGCTATTTCTGGTTGTGTAAAATTAACCATTGATGTGTGGTCAATAAAACCTCCACTGACCATTCGCATGCAAGCACGTAACCCTTCATCATCTCGCCGACATGGCCACCTCCACCACCCGGAATGCGGAAGCCCAAAGGCCACAAATCCTCAACTGCATTCCACGGGATCAGTCAGACCACTAAAGGGTCCTATAAAAACCCCTCCCACCCCCCTACCTTTCTTCCTCGGGTCTGCATAGGAGAGACGAGCCCTACCATCTTTCTCATCTCTTCCACAGCTAACGAGGAGGTCTCCGCTCGAGTTCTCTCGCTCAGCAATGGAGATGAGAAAGATCGCCTGTGCCGTCCTCATCGCTGCCGCCTCGGCCACCACCACTCTGGCAGCTGAGGCCCCTGCCCCTGGCCCCGCCAGTGCTTCCTTCGCCATCAACCCCGCGATGGGGGCCGCGATCGGGGCCTCCCTCCTCTCCTTCTTTGCCTTGTACCTGCAGTAACCTCACAAgaacaaagaaagaaggaaggaagCAGCAGCAGCCGCTTCATTCAGGGAGGGTTTGCTGTATAATGGTTCTTGTCGTTGACATCGATCCGTATTCTTTCGTTTTTGTTCTCCTACTGCCATTTCTTTCTAATTTAATTGATGTCAAAGAGGATACGGTGCGTGGTGTTCGTACTAGTGCGATTGGTTAATGAACCACAAGAAATAAAATCCATAATTGGCTACGTATTTATTTTCGGCATTGCTTTGGTTGGAGATCTTATGGTGTGCCTGCAAATGCATGAGTCGCACACCggatcacctctctctctctctctctctctctctctctctctctctctctgtgacggGAGTCCGCATATGCGAGCAATTTGATTTCGACCGCCAACCATAACACAGAAAAGCTTTGAGCAATTCATTGCTCATAATTACTTGGCCCTTGTAACTCCGATTCCCAAGAATTCAACGATTTGCTTAGCGTTTATCTTGATTTGTCGTTTTAGGGTCTTTCCTACTGTGATTTCATTGTCAGGTTTTGAGATATTCATGCCAGAAAGCATCATACATAGAGGaggtttagaaaaaaaaaaagccccGAGATTAAGATTATTATCCGTCGCAACTAACAGGAAATTCGATCCACCGATTACCAAACCTTAAGAACCTGATGGCTGACAAATCATCGACGATCATGTTAACCTGATAATACCTTATTACCTCAGGAGCTCTACTTGTTTCTTCGATGCATGGTAGTCCGTGTGACCCGATCTTGTTCACGTCTCTCTTCCCAAATTACGAACACTCGGAATAATTTAACTGAGACAGACTCAAATCGTAGTGACAATCATTACGGAGTCCAATATAAAAAAAATGCGATGAGTCCAGATTCAAAGAATATATAGCGTACATGAATTAAACAGTATGAATCAAAGGAATCAATGTTTTTGTAATTCTCCTCTTCCGCGCACGTGTGTTCGTCCATCATCCTTGGGTAAAGCACAAGAGATCTAAGATATTGATGGGATAAAAAGAGATAACAAACtttatatacaaataaatataagTAGGTTATAACACAcaacaaaattaaataaaatcataataaaatatgacaccaagatttacgtgaaaaatccctttaatgtaaagggtaaaaatcacggggcaaaccaaagaaaatctactataaaaataatgaatatataaatctcagagtctcttgcccaaaacctaagcagcaatcacaaaagaataactgagatacaagaaTTGTGTTACtatgcataatataaaaaatctccccaagtaatcaatgttactatgcataatataaaaaatctcctcaagtaatcataatgagaatctactatagatctgatctaacctgagatgaaaatactgtctagatgattgagaatagtctctctgcattatccttatcttttttcctttctttcttttgtttttctaccATTTTCTCATCTTTTTTTGAATCACATTATTGTTGTAGTTTTTTGCCCCTATTATTGTagttttctccctcttttttgtAGCCTCTATTGTTGTTAAAGCCTACTATGGGCTGAAGTAATAGGCTGttaacccaacaacctccccctttagcccat harbors:
- the LOC135622151 gene encoding arabinogalactan protein 23-like, whose product is MEMRKIACAVLIAAASATTTLAAEAPAPGPASASFAINPAMGAAIGASLLSFFALYLQ